The Microterricola viridarii genome segment GTGCGGTTCGTTCAGCGCGCTCGGCTCGGCCATGGTTAGTATTCAATCAGATGGATCTCGACGCCTATTCCGCCGCCCACCGTGACCGCTGGGAGCGCCTCGACGCCCTCGCGGCCCAGCGGCGGCTGAGCGGGGCCGAGGCCGACGAACTGGTCGAGCTGTACCAGGCCGGTGCCGCGCAGCTCTCCCAGCTGAAGACGACGGCCGGATCGACCGTGCAGGGCGACCGGCTCTCGGTGAGCCTCTCCAGGGCCCGGCTCCGTTTCACCGGCACCGGCGACAACCTGCTCAGCCAGTTGCCGCGCTTCTTCGCCGTGCAGCTGCCCGCCGCCCTGTACCGGCTGCGCTGGCTCACCCTCGTCTTCGCGCTGGCCACCGTGCTCATCGCCGCCCTGTACGCGCTGTGGGCGCTCGGCGACCCGCGGGTGTTGGCCAACTTCGGCTCCGCTGCGCAGCTGCAGCAGCTCGCCGACGAGGACTTCGTCGACTACTACTCGGCCAACCCCGCTGCATCCTTCGCCGGCCAGGTGTGGACGAACAACGCCTGGATCGCCGCACAGTGCATCGCATTCGGCGTGCTCGGCGTCTACGTGCCCGCCGTGATCTTCAGCAACGCGCAGAACCTCGGCGTGACGGCTGCCGTCATGTTCGCGCACGGCGAGGGCGACACCATGCTGCTCTACATCGCCCCGCACGGCCTGCTCGAGCTGACCAGCGTCTTCGTCGCCGCGGCCGCCGGCATGCGCATCTTCTGGGCCTGGATCGTGCCCGGCGCCCGCACCAGGGGGCAGGCGCTGGCCGCGGAGGGCCGCGCCATGTTCACGGTCGTGATCGGGCTGGCCATCGCCCTGTTCGTCTCCGGCATCATCGAGGGCTTTGTCACGCCGGCGCCGTGGCCGTGGCCGGTCAAGATCGGCATCGGTGCGCTCGCCCTCGGCGCGTTCCTGTTCTACATGCTGTTCGTCGGCGGCCGGGCGGCCCGCTCCGGCGAGACCGGCGACCTGGCCGAGTTCGAGGCCGGCGCGCACACCATCGCCGCCGCCTAGTTCCGTTGAGAGCGGTCAAATGGCCGGTTTCGGGGTCGAAAAGCGGCCATTTGACCGCTCTCAACGGACTTGCGACGGGGACCGGGCGGGGCTAGAGGCGACCGGCCGCCTTCAACGCGATGTAGCGGTCGGCGAGGGCCGGCGGCAGTTCGGCCGGCGCTGCGGTGACCACCTCGGCGCCGCACTGCCGGATGGCGGCGGAGATGCGCTCCACGTCGAGCAGTGCACGCTCGGCCGCCGCGGCCCGGTAGATCGCTGACCGGGTGCCGCGCGTGGCGGTCGCGTCCCGCACGGCGGGGTCGGTGACGGATGCCACGACCACGGTGTGCCGTTTGGTGAGCTCCGGCAGCACGGCGAGCAGGCCGGTGGCGGCGCCGGGCGCCTCGATGCTGGTCAGCAGCACGACGAGCGCGTGCCTGCTGGTCACGCCGCGCACCAGCGACGGCACGGCCGTCCAGTCCGTCTCGATCAGCTCCGGCTCGATCGGAGCCATCGCCTCGACCATGCGGCTGAGCAGCTCGGCACCGGCCGCGCCCTGCACGCGGCCGCGCACCAGCCGATCGTAGGCGATCATGTCGACCCGGTCTCCGGCGTGCGAGGCCAGCGCGGCCAGCAGCAGGGCGCTCTCGAAGGCGGTGTCCAGCCGGGGCTCGTCGGCGATGCGGGCGGCCGAGGTGCGTCCGCTGTCGATCACCAGCACCACGCGCCGGTCGCGTTCCGGCCGCCAGGTGCGCACCATCAGGGACGGCGCCATGCTCGGGCTGCTGCGGCGGGCGGTGGCCCGCCAGTCGATGGAGCGCACGTCGTCGCCGCGCACGTACTCGCGCAGGCTGTCGAACTCGGTGCCCTGGCCGCGCAGCATGACCGCGGTGCGGCCGTCCAGCTCGCGCAGCCGAGCCAGCCGTGACGGCAGGTGTTTGCGGGAGTGGAACGGCGGCAGCACACGGATCCGGCCGGGCGCCGCGAGAGTCGCCTGCCGGGCGGCCAGGCCGAGCGGTCCGACCGAGCGCACCGTGACTTGCTCCACCCGGCGCTCGCCGCGCCGGGTCGGCGTGAGCAGCATGCTCAGCCGGCGCCGCTCGCCGGCCGGCAGCGCGATCCGCTGCCGGTTCGACGCCGCCCCGGCCGAGGGCTGCCAGGCGTCGCGCAGCACACCGCGGAGCGCCCGGGTGCCCCGGTTGCTGATGAACAGCTGCGCTTCCGCGCTCTCGCCGAGCCGCAGCCGCGCCGGCAGCACGCGCTCGACGGCCAGCGCGCGCGGCGTCGCCGCGAGCACCAGGTCGAGCGTCAGCAGCGCCAGCATGAACAGCAGCCACACCCCGAGCACGGTCGCGGCATCCGCCAGCGAACCGCCGCCGAGCGCCACGATGGGCACCACGCCGAGGGCGAGGAGCAGGACGAAGCGTGGCGTGATGGCCATCGTTAGATCGGCACCTGCACCTGGGCGACGATGGAGCGCAGGATCGCGTCGACCGAGACGCCCTCCAGCTCGGCCTCCGGGCGCAACTGCACCCGGTGCCGCCAGACGGGCAGCAGCATGGCCTGCACGTGGTCGGGGGTGATCGAGTCGTAGCCGCTCAGCCAGGCCCAGGCCTTGGCCGAGGCGAGCAGCGCGGTGGTGCCGCGCGGGCTGACGCCGAGCTTGACCGACGGGCTGCTGCGGGTGGCGCGGGCCAGGTCGACGACGTAGGCGAGCACATCGGCGCTGACGCCGACGGATGCCGCGGAGGCCTGCGCCGCCGCCAGCCGACCGGCGTCCAGCACCGGCCGCACGCCGGCTCCGGCCAGGTCGCGCGGGTTGAACCCGGCCGCGTGCCTGCGCAGCACCTCGATCTCGGTGTCGCGCTCCGGCAGGTCCAACACGAGCTTGAGCAGGAAGCGGTCCAGCTGTGCCTCTGGCAGCGAATAGGTGCCCTCGTACTCGACGGGGTTCTGCGTCGCCGCGACGATGAAGGGCTCCGGCAGCGGCCGGGAGACGCCGTCGACCGAGACCTGGCGTTCCTCCATCGCCTCCAGCAGTGCGGACTGCGTCTTCGGAGGGGTGCGGTTGATCTCGTCGGCGAGCAGGATGTTCGTGAACACCGGCCCCTCGCGGAACTCGAAGTCGCCGGCCTTGACGTCGTAGACGATCGAGCCCGTCACGTCGCCCGGCATCAGGTCAGGGGTGAACTGCACGCGCCGGGTCTGCAAGTCCAGGGCCGCGCTCAGGCTGCGCACCAGCAGCGTCTTGGCGACGCCGGGCACACCCTCCAGCAGCACGTGGCCGCGGGCGAGCAGCGCGATGATGAGCCCGGTGACGGCGGCGTCCTGGCCGACGACGGCCTTGCCCACCTCGGCGCGGACGGCCGCCAGCGCCCGGCGCAGCTCGGCGGCCTGCTCCGGCGCGCGCACGGTGTGGCCCGTCGACGGCGCATCGTATGGCTCTGGACCACCGGCGGCAGCGATGTCGGAAGCGATGTCTGTCATGGTTCCATTCTCTCGGTGGATGGTGCGTCGGGCGTTGAAGCCCCGCTCGACGGCGTGCTGCTGGATTGCGGAGTGTTTGACGGCTGGCTGCTGCGGATGACGGCCTGCTCGAGGTCGCGGAGGCGCTCAGAGAGGTCGAGCATGCCACGGTCGGAATATGGCTCCTCCGCGACCAATACCGCGGTGACAGCGTCGAGCCGGCGGCCGGTGCTCGCCGCGGTGGCGGCCACCACTTCGTCGAGAGTGGCCGTGCGGGGCAGACCGAGCCGGCCGGCGATGCGCCCGATCGTGGCCAGCCGGAGCGCGTCGACGGCGCGCAGCCGGGCAGAGTTGCGGGCATACAGCCGGGAGCGGCCCTCCATCGTCTCGCTGGCTCGCACGGTCACGGGCAGCCGCTCCAGCACCAGCGGGCCGAAACGCCGGCCGTAGGCGATGGCGGCGGCGACGCCGGTGAGCACGAGCAGCACCATCACCGGGGTCACCCAGCCGGGGCTGAGCTCGGCCAGGCTCGGCGGGGCGCCGGCCGCGACATCGGCGAGGGTGGGCAGGTACCAGACCAGGGTGGGCTGCTCGCCGAGCAGTCCGAGCGCGAGCGCCGCATTGCCGGCGGCGGTGACCGACTCGTTGGCGAGGATCGCCGGGTCGGCGAGCAGGCTGAGCGTTCCGGTCGGGCCGGCCCGCTGCACCAGCACGGAGGCGCCGTCCCCGTCGGTGAAGCAGCTGCTGAAGCCCGTGGCGTCGGCGGGAACCCGCAGCGTCTTCAGGCCGGCGCCGGGCAGCGCGGCGACGCTGCCTGCCCTTTGGCCCGCCGGGCTGGAGCAGAGTGCACCGGCGTCGATGGCCGAATCGGCGGGGCTGACCCCGCCGAATCCGACCGCGGGGGCGAGCGCCTGCAGCATGCCGAAGCTGGGGTCGACGATGACGAGGTGTGTGGCGGCATCCGCCAGCTCGGCAAACCGTCCTTCGTCGAGGGTGCCGTTCTGGTCGTAGACCAGCATCGTGGCGCCGCCCTGCGCTGCGGATGTCGCAGCCAGCGCTTCGTCCAGGCTGTCGGCGGTGACGACGTCGACGCCCTCGGCGGCGAGCACCTCGGCCACGGCCATGCCGCCGGTGGGAGCCGCGTTGGCTCGGCCGAGCGCCGGACCGCCTGAGGACGCGGCGCCGTTCAGCAGCAGGGCGATGACGGCGACGATGAGCGCGCCGGCGGCGGCGGCCAGCCAGAATCCGGCCTTCCGGCCGCTCTCGCGGAGCGTCGGGGTGAGCGCGGGCGCCATTCCGGGCGTGACGGCGGCGTCTGCGGCGGCCCGGTCCGTTCCGGTGTCGATCATGCGAGTACCGCCGGCTCCGGCAACAGCGGCCTGGCCTGCTGCAGTCGCTCGTCGAGCGCCTGCACCGCCCGGTAGTCGGCCTCGCTGCCCGGACGGCCGAGGTAGCGCACGGCGTCGAAGGCGCGGGCAGCCTCGGCCAGCGCAGCACCCTCGGCGGGGAGGGCGCGGGCGGCGGCCGCCGCGAAGTCGGTGGCGGTGGTTCCGGGGCTCAGTGCGACAACGGTGCGCTCTGCCAGGTCAGCCGCCAGGGCGCGGAACTGCTCGGTGATGGCCAGCGGCCAGTCGGCAGAAGCCGCGGCGTCCCGGGCGGCTGCTCGCATCTGTGCGGCGGTGCGGTGCTCCCGCTCGCCGAACAGCACGCTCGCGGCGGTGCGCCGGTTGAGCCGCGGCACACCCCAGACCAGCAGCGCGACGACCACGGCGGCCACGACCAGGATCGTCGCCACCAGCGGCAGCCAGCCGCCGCCTGCCCCGTTTGCGCCGGAGAAGAGGGAGCTCAGCCAGTCGAAGAAAGCCTGTGAGGCCCGGTCGAACCAGTTGGGCTGGGCAGCCAGGTACGGCGGTTTGGCGAGCTCCTCCAGCAACAACCGGTGCGCCTCAGGGGCGTCGGGCTCCACGGGTATGGCCAGCACGACGACAGACGGCGCGGGGCCGATCATGCGGTGGTCGCCGCGGCGTGCGGGGGCAGGTAGGGGTCGGCGACGCCCTGCTCGCCAAGCTCACGGGCCTCGACGAAGCGCAGCAGCTCGAGGTCCAGGCCCTCCTTGCGCATGCGCAGGTCGATGTAGATCAGCGCGACGGCCGCCGACTGCGCGACGATCGCGATCGAGGTGATGACCAGCGTGACCAGCATGAGCAGCAAGTACGAGGCGACGGCCGGCGCAATCGTGCCGAGCGCGTTGTTCGGATCGATCAATGTCGTCGCGAAGCCATAGAGGAGCGAGATCGGGGTGGTCACGACCTGCGACACCAGGTTGACGATGAAGCCGATCAGGAACTGCACGCCGAGGGTCTTCCAGAAGTAGCCGCGGGTGAGCGACCAGGAGCGAGAGATCGCGGCGCGGACGCCGAGCTGCTCCAGCATGATCAGGCAGGGCACCAGCGAGGTCTTCACGGTCAGCCAGGCCAGCAGAGCCACGGTGCCGAGGCCGAGCAGCACGCCGACGGTGATCGTCAGACCGAGCAGCGCCGGGCCCTGCACGGCCAGCAACACCACGGCGCCCACGGCGACAGCCAGCACGACGACGTAGCCGGCGGCGAGCAGCAGCACCCAGCCGAGCAGCGGCCACATCCGGCGCAGCGCGGTCTTCCACAGCGCGAACAGGCCGAGCTTCTCGCCGAGCGTCGCGCGGGCCACTTCCAGCACGATCACACCCTGCAGCACGGCGGATGCCAGCACGGTGAGCAGCACGGGAATCAGCGCGGCGAGCAGGATCGCCGCCACGCTGCCGGCGGCGACAGCATCCGACTCTGCGGCGCTGGCGCGCTCCATCCGGTCGATCGCGATGAATGTGACGGGGCCGAGCACCACCAGCGACACGAGCACCGAGAGGGCCTGCACCAGCAGGGCGCTGCCGAACGTGGCCTTGGGGTTGCGGCGCAGCACCTGGAACGGGGCGCCGAGCAGGGTGCCAAAGCCGAGCGGGCGCAGCGGGATCAGGCCGGGCTTGGGCGGGGGAGTCCAGCCGGGCTGCTGACCGTAGGCGGGCTGGCCGTACGCGGGCTGACCGTAGGGTGCCTGGCCGTAGGGCGCCTGGCCGTAGGGCGCCTGGCCGTACGGCGCCTGGCCGTACGGGGCCTGACCATACGGGGCCTGGCCGGAGGGCGCTTGCCCGTATGGCGGCTGGCCGGAGGGCGCCTGTCCGTGCGGGGCCGGCCCGGAGGGCGCGGCGCCGGGCTGGCTCCGCTCAGCGGGTGACTGCCAGCTCTGCTCGTCGGTCATACCGCCCATGCTCCCACATCACGCCCTACTAGGCCGGGACTGCACTACTGTTGTCCCCAAGCATGCCGCTGCATGAATACTGCACGGCCCCAGCGGGAATGGACGCATGAGCGCACGGATTTTGGTCGTCGA includes the following:
- a CDS encoding stage II sporulation protein M, giving the protein MDLDAYSAAHRDRWERLDALAAQRRLSGAEADELVELYQAGAAQLSQLKTTAGSTVQGDRLSVSLSRARLRFTGTGDNLLSQLPRFFAVQLPAALYRLRWLTLVFALATVLIAALYALWALGDPRVLANFGSAAQLQQLADEDFVDYYSANPAASFAGQVWTNNAWIAAQCIAFGVLGVYVPAVIFSNAQNLGVTAAVMFAHGEGDTMLLYIAPHGLLELTSVFVAAAAGMRIFWAWIVPGARTRGQALAAEGRAMFTVVIGLAIALFVSGIIEGFVTPAPWPWPVKIGIGALALGAFLFYMLFVGGRAARSGETGDLAEFEAGAHTIAAA
- a CDS encoding DUF58 domain-containing protein, producing MAITPRFVLLLALGVVPIVALGGGSLADAATVLGVWLLFMLALLTLDLVLAATPRALAVERVLPARLRLGESAEAQLFISNRGTRALRGVLRDAWQPSAGAASNRQRIALPAGERRRLSMLLTPTRRGERRVEQVTVRSVGPLGLAARQATLAAPGRIRVLPPFHSRKHLPSRLARLRELDGRTAVMLRGQGTEFDSLREYVRGDDVRSIDWRATARRSSPSMAPSLMVRTWRPERDRRVVLVIDSGRTSAARIADEPRLDTAFESALLLAALASHAGDRVDMIAYDRLVRGRVQGAAGAELLSRMVEAMAPIEPELIETDWTAVPSLVRGVTSRHALVVLLTSIEAPGAATGLLAVLPELTKRHTVVVASVTDPAVRDATATRGTRSAIYRAAAAERALLDVERISAAIRQCGAEVVTAAPAELPPALADRYIALKAAGRL
- a CDS encoding AAA family ATPase, encoding MTDIASDIAAAGGPEPYDAPSTGHTVRAPEQAAELRRALAAVRAEVGKAVVGQDAAVTGLIIALLARGHVLLEGVPGVAKTLLVRSLSAALDLQTRRVQFTPDLMPGDVTGSIVYDVKAGDFEFREGPVFTNILLADEINRTPPKTQSALLEAMEERQVSVDGVSRPLPEPFIVAATQNPVEYEGTYSLPEAQLDRFLLKLVLDLPERDTEIEVLRRHAAGFNPRDLAGAGVRPVLDAGRLAAAQASAASVGVSADVLAYVVDLARATRSSPSVKLGVSPRGTTALLASAKAWAWLSGYDSITPDHVQAMLLPVWRHRVQLRPEAELEGVSVDAILRSIVAQVQVPI
- a CDS encoding DUF4350 domain-containing protein — encoded protein: MIDTGTDRAAADAAVTPGMAPALTPTLRESGRKAGFWLAAAAGALIVAVIALLLNGAASSGGPALGRANAAPTGGMAVAEVLAAEGVDVVTADSLDEALAATSAAQGGATMLVYDQNGTLDEGRFAELADAATHLVIVDPSFGMLQALAPAVGFGGVSPADSAIDAGALCSSPAGQRAGSVAALPGAGLKTLRVPADATGFSSCFTDGDGASVLVQRAGPTGTLSLLADPAILANESVTAAGNAALALGLLGEQPTLVWYLPTLADVAAGAPPSLAELSPGWVTPVMVLLVLTGVAAAIAYGRRFGPLVLERLPVTVRASETMEGRSRLYARNSARLRAVDALRLATIGRIAGRLGLPRTATLDEVVAATAASTGRRLDAVTAVLVAEEPYSDRGMLDLSERLRDLEQAVIRSSQPSNTPQSSSTPSSGASTPDAPSTERMEP
- a CDS encoding DUF4129 domain-containing protein, encoding MIGPAPSVVVLAIPVEPDAPEAHRLLLEELAKPPYLAAQPNWFDRASQAFFDWLSSLFSGANGAGGGWLPLVATILVVAAVVVALLVWGVPRLNRRTAASVLFGEREHRTAAQMRAAARDAAASADWPLAITEQFRALAADLAERTVVALSPGTTATDFAAAAARALPAEGAALAEAARAFDAVRYLGRPGSEADYRAVQALDERLQQARPLLPEPAVLA